The DNA window AACCTGCACTCCACGCCCCGACCCGCGGGGACGCCCAGGCCGAGGGACCACCTCCCCAGCCCGGAGGGAGCAGTTCCCGCCGCGGGGACCTCGCCACCAGAGCCAGCCGGGCGGGGCGGCGCCTCCAGGCCGTGAGTCGGGGCTAGAGCGGGAGGGTTTGGACCCCAGCCGCAAGGGGCTGGGGTCGTTGCCTCTGCCCAGCTGCCTTTTGCTGGGGGGGTTCGTGTGGGGGTGGGAATAGGGAATAATGGTCTGGATCCTCTGTCTCCTGGGGATGGTCTCCCTCTCCCGCAAGTCTAGGCAGGAAGGGAAGCCGCCTCCGCTCATCCTTACtgccacccctccaccccccccccaacttccCACCTCCAccatccccgcccccccccccccccgacaaaCTGCGGATTAGCTTGGAGAGAAGCCTGATGCCAGGATGTCTCGGTTCCCATTTTACCTTCCCTGAGACCCCCTTTATCTTTCCACCACCCCCGCCTGTTTGCAGCTTGCTTCACGGCCCCGCCcaagtttagaaaaaaagaaaacatttgggcGGGGACGATCTCCAGGCACCTTGTTTAGCGAGATGGAGTCTGTAGGTTACCAAGGGACTGTCCCTACACTGTCGCCCCCAGGACTTCTTCCCAGTACTGTACTGGATGTGGGAGGGTCCCTGCCACATTCACTGACACTCCCCCTTCCTCTTACTGATTCCGTTTTTCTAATCCTAGTAATTTATGGTCAGTAGAAACTTCTTGTCAATTTAAATCCAGATTTTGGGAGAAGTCGGTTATTGGAAGGAAAGAATAATGTGGTGTGTCCTCTCTCCAGGGCCTCAGGATGGAGCTAGACAGAGGCAAGGACTCAGGATAGTAATAAACATGGAAGGAAGGGGTGAGGTCAGAGGAGAGGATTTTCAGTGGGAGAAGGGCTTCCTCACTGGGCAGGGGAAGGAACCCAACTCAGCTCTTCCAGCCCTGAGCAGTCAGCAGCCCAGATCCAACTGCCCTGCTCACTCACTTAGCAAGGATGCACTGCCACCTGCCAGGTGCCAGGTTCTGTGCTGGCTCCTGAACATGGTGGAGGTTATAGAGAGGAATTCCATGTCCAGTAGGGGGGCCAGTAGGCTGCTATTACAAGatagaggaaacaaaaacaagttgAATAGACATTTACTGACCATCAGCTATGTGCCGGGGACAGGAAACAAACAGGCATAAGACAGCATGTATCCAAGCAGTGAGGGTCCAGAGGAAGGCACTGTtggctgtgtgtgtttgtacatagGCACCGTGGGGAGAACGCCAGGATGGCTTCAGGGAGGTGGGGATATTAGAGCTGAGTCTTAGCATACaaagacttcccttgtggctcagctgggaaagaatctgcctgcagtgcaggagacctgggttcgatccttgggttgggaagatcccctggagaaggtaaattctgcccactccagtattctggcctggagaattccatggactttatagtccatggggtcgcaaagagttggacacgactgagcagctttcacttcacttagtatacggaaaggaatatgtcaatgAGCTGGGatggaaggggagaggaaggagatattGGGCCAAGGGGATTGTGGGAGGAGAATAATGGTGTGTTCTGAGATCTCTGAGCAGTTTGGGATGGTGGGAGGGGCTGAGTGGTAAGAGGCAGGTCTGAGGCAGTGAGCAGGGGCCAGAAGAAACACAGCCGCTTAGGCCACGAAGAGGTTCAGCAGGAGGTTAGGGCGGGAGCCATgacaaatttacatttttaactaGAGGCAGAGAGGTCAGTGAAAAAGTCGTGGCAGTCAGTAATCCAGGTTAGAAATGGCCCAAACCAAGAGAAAGGGGAGATGTATGTACATGCGCAGGCATGCGTATGTGCCCACAGTTTCCAGTCGGCGTGACTGACTGGAGAGTGGGCCTGCTTTGCTGAGGACACTGAATAGGGGGAGCAGGGCGGGCTGTGTAGAATCTGTGGAGCCCATGGTTGGTTGCAGAATTCAGTAGCATTTGGATCTGACTCTCTGACAGATCCGAGAGTCCCCAGCACACGGTAGTTCTTGAACCTCTGGCGGAAGATGAGGTCGTCTGGGGAGAAGTGTCTATGAGGAGAGGACGGCTTGCCTCAGGGCTGAGGGAGAGCCTGTGAGGAGACTGAGAATCGGGGTCAGGAAGGGAAGAGGACAACCCCAGGGAGGCGTTAACAGAGTCAAGGCAAAGGCCTTGTGTCTGTTGCTCGGGTCTCTCGACTTCAGGCACCCCACCTTCACCTGCTCTGACTCATTCTTCTGCTTCCCATCTACAGACCAGATGTTCGCCATCCAGCCAGGGGTAGCTGAGGGGGGTCAGTTCCTGGGGGGCCCACCTCCTGGAGCATGTCCACCCGAACTTCAACCAGACAGCAACTCCAACTTCATGACGAGTGCCAAGGATGCCAATGAGAATTGGCACGGGATGCCAGGCCAAGTGGAGCCCGTACTAACGAGGAGCTCCTCTGACTTGCCCTCTGACAACCAGGATTTCCAGGCTCCTGGACTCCCTGAGGGGGAGGTCCGCAGCCCGCCGGAGGGGGCAGAGATTCCTGGAGCTGGGCCTGAGAAGACGGGAGGTGCCAGCACAGTCTGCTCCCCTCTGGAGGACAACGGCTATGCCAGCAGCTCCCTGAGCGTTGACAGCCCTAGCTGCAGCCCTGAGTCTGCCTGTGGGACCCCTCCTGGCCCTCCAGACCACCTTCTGCCCTCAGTGGCCCAGGCCGTGCAGCAGCTGCAGGCTCAAGAGCGCTACaaagagcaggagaaggagaagcaCCACGTGCACTTGGTGATGTACCGTCGCCTGGCCCTGCTCCAGTGGATCCGGGGCCTGCAGCACCAGTTGGTTGACCAGCAGGCCCGTCTGCAGGAGAGCTTTGACACCATTTTAGACAACCGGAAGGAGCTTATCCGCTGTCTCCAACAGAGGGCAGTACCATCCAGGCCCCAGGACCAAGACTAAGGGTGTCTCTGTACAGGGGTGCAAGggtttatgtatatatttgcagACATGTGTGTGGTTATGCACAAGCAAGTACAGATCATTTGCTGCTATAAGTGCAGGGAAGCATAAGTGAGTATGTCAGTGCTAACATGTAGGCAGATGTGCACAGGCCACGTGTGAATCTGCACCTGTGCATCAGTATGTGTGCTGTGTGGACACACAAGCCTATGTGTgagtatgtacatatgtgtatgtatagcatgtatgttgttgttattgtttagttgctaagtcatgtcctacttttttgtgaccctgtggactgtagcataccaggctcctgtgtccatgggatttcccaggcaagaatactggagtgggttgccatttccttctcccagggatctacctgacccagggatcgaacctatgtcttctgtattggcaggtggattctttaccacctgagttaccggggaagcccatagtatATATGTAGGAGGAAGTATatttgtatgtgcatgcatggATGGGTACCCCATGGTGTGTATCTATGTGCATGAGTGAAGACATGCAAAAGATATGTGTTTACATATGAGTGAGTTTGAGTGTGCAGATTTCTGGTGGGTATTTGTGAACGAGCCCTCGTGTGTACAGGCCTATGTGTaggggtgcatgtgtgtgcatgggaTATGCATATTAGGAGCATGTATGTTCAATTGTATATGTAGGGCATCCATCCATACCTTATGTTACCTGTGGTCTACACTACCCTTTTGTCTCCACAGGGTCCCACtgctcccctggagaaagggctAGCCTGCTCTCATTTATCTGAAGGTTGTGGCTGATTGATCCATTCTCTTGGAATTTCTCAGGCTAACTCTTTTGATCCCTCACCTTCACTCCTCCAAGACCTTGCTCTGCTAAGGCTGTTGTCCCTGATGGGTTTCCTGCTCTGGCCAACCATGGCTTTTTGGCTGCAATTTTTCCAGGGCAATTGGTGGAGAACTGCTCTCAGGGAAGAGAACTAGGATGGTGATTGCCACCATGGCAGGCACGGGGGCGAGATCAGAGAAGAAGATAGAGGACTGTCCTGCTTGAACTCTGCCACTGGGCACATGTGAGATGGAGATGGAGGAGATGACAATGGTAGGACCCTGAGAAGACTAGGAGAATGGGAATTCTAAAACACCAGTTCCAAACAAATCACATCCCTCCACTGCAGAGGATCTGTTGCAAACCTTATTGGCTTAAACTTCTGATGAAAAGGAATCTGTGTTGATATAATGTcatatgtcaattacacctcaataaaaaataaaaaaaagaaaaggaatgtgtGCTTTCTAAGCTTGCAAGGAATGGACAGGTATTCTAAGGCTGTTGGGGAAAACCTTACTTCATTCTCTGTGTTTCTACTTGCTGTGCCTTTCTGGCTTTCGCAACACTGGATGTCAAATTAATTTGGTCTCTGTCCCTGAAATCGGACTGTCTGGGCCAGGAGGAGTCACAGTTCAGCCTTCCAGAGTGGGCAGTGGGCAGTGTCAGTCCAGCTCCTGGAAGCTCTTAGGATGCTGGGCCATGCCCCCTTATGTCATTGCATGGGGTTGATGGGCTCCCACAGAGCCTCTGTGAGGTAGAGAGTGGGTAGGTTCTAGGGAGAACCAAGGACTAAGGTAGCTGAGCTCCCTGCTTTGATTTTGTGAGCCAAGAGGATACAAGACCCTGATGGGTGAGCAGTGACCTGGAGGTCTCTGACGTCGCCTCTGGCCCATCTCCCTATCTGCCACATGTGTGGGTGAGTAAGTGAAAGGTACAGGGCGTGAGGCTGAAGCATTGGGCCTGGGGACTCTTACGTGGTGAGTATGAACCTGGCCTCTGGACCAAAGCTAGGAAGAATAAACCAAGGCAAAGAAATGCATTTCTTGGGTTTGTGTTTCTACCCTACCTGTTATCAGGAGGCCTCTTTTCCACACTGTCTGAGCTCCCTTTTTGAGCAGGGTTCTGGACTCCgagctggggtgggtgggtggaaggaAGATACTGGGAGGAGGAATTCAGTCTGCTACGGCTGGCAGTCTCATGGGGGTTTATGGGGACGTGGGTGTGGGGGGATCTCTCCTTGGGGGCCTCTCAGTCCAACAGGGGAGACTTTGGCTTCTGCCCAAGAGATTGTCCTTGTCCTAAGGCACCTTTAGGCCTAAAAGGGAGGGGTGTCAATTGTGAGGGACACATGCATGCCCCACATTCATATAAGCATGCTCACATATTCAAATCTGTCCTAGAGACACCACTTCCCTGAAGGAGGTGGAAGCCTGACTGTAAAAGATTGAGTTAGGGTCCTTAGATGGTTCTGATACAGATGTCATTATAAAACATGTACATGATTTCAGATATTTGTTGATGCCAATCTAGATAAGATATTCTATTTTACATTAATTTGTATGATGAGTCATTAATTCATTTCTCAAAAATCCAGTACTTGTACTTATATAAAGAAAGTATAttgcagttgacccttgaacagcacagGGGTTGGGAGCACCGAACTTCCACACTGTCGAAACTCTAACttatagtcagccctccatatatGCGGTCCCTCCATATTTATGGTTCTGCAtccttggattcaaccaactgtgaatCACATAGTACTGtaatatttactactgaaaaaaatctacatttaagTGGATacatgcagttcaaacctgtgttgttgaAGACTCACCTGTAGTTATctactgcataacaaattaccctaaAACTCAGTGACTTCAAACAATGCACATTTGTTATCTCACCATCTCTGTAGGTCAGGACTCTCTCACCAGGCTACAGTCAAGATATCAATCCAAGGTCCATGGTCTACTTTGTTGGGAGCATTCAGTTCCAGGAAGATTGTTGCCTGGGGGTCGCCTGTAATTCCTGGCTGTGTGTGCCACGGCAGCTTGCTTCATCAAAGCATGCAAGCCAAGAAAGATATGAGTGCTAGCAAGACAGAAGTCTCAGTTTTCTGCAACCTAATCACTGAAGTGAAATCCCTCAATGTTGCCAGATTCCACTGGTTAAAAACAAGTTACTTAAGGGGGAATATGACACAAGGCTCTGAGTACTGGGAGGTGGAGATCACCCGGGGCCACCTTACagactgcttcccaggtggcccagtggtaaagaacctgcctgccaacgcaggagatgtgggtttgatccctgggttgggaagatctcctggagaagggaatggcaacccactccatattcttgcctagaaatttccatggacagagaagcctggtgggctctagcccacggggttgcaagagtcgggcatgacagCATATACTCGACTTAAGCAAGGACTCGTGACGCGTTGGCCAGTCTGTACAGGCCTCACCAAAGCCAGTGTTAGTGCTTCCTCCTAAACACAGTATGAACAGGGAGCAGAGACAGGAAAGCAGCGACACCTCTGAACTTCTGGTCAacgaagacttcctggaggaagaagagCCTAGAGAATGAGTGGAAGTTGAGACAACAGAAGATAGTGATTCCTAGGGCAGACTGGACCCAAGTGTCTTGGATCCTCCAGTTACTAGCTGTGCCTCACTTTTTTCAACTGTGAAATGAGTCAATTAGTGCTTTTCTCATAGAGATATGTGAGAGTTCAGTAAGTTTACAGATGCATAGGGCTTAGAACTGAGCCTGGCATAGAGGAACGAATCCATAAATGTTAGACTTGTTCACGGACCGGCAGAGGCTGAGGAGGCCATCAGAGGAGGAGATGCAGCTGGGCAGTTTTGTTGTgtgttgttgtggtttagtcactaagtcaggtctgactctttgtgacccaatggactatagccccccaggctcctctgtccatggtttcccaggcaggaatactgcagtgggttgccatttccttctccatgggatcttccccaccaagggatcaaacctacctctccggctttggcaggtggattctttacccctgagccacgaGGGGCACTGTGTGTTGTgccctattttaaaaatcattactgAAGGGCCTTGAATTCCAGATTTATGAGTTTAATGGGATGCTGGTGGTGAGAAGAGGAGCATGAGACAGGAGTGTTCCAAACCAGACCTCAGATCCACACTCATATACATGCCCACACCTACCAGGCACCCACAGACACAGAGGCACCAGACCCCAGGCCTATGcaggcgcgcgcgcacacacacacacacacgcactcactcACTCCTGGACACAGACCCACACGcgtccttcctcctccttcccccacccttcTCAGAAAGAAAACTGCACCCAGCCTGTCGAGGGAGAGGGTGGGTGAGGGAGGTAGGGGAGTGAGGGGTGAGATGGGAATTCTGCACTGATCAGACCTCTGACTCTCCCAGCCCTGGCACGGAACAGCCAAAAATGTGTCTGTTCTTCTTCTCTAGGCCTGAAGGCTTCCCTAGCCAAACCTTATCCTTCCCCGATCCTCCCCACAAACCGCTAGGCTCAGAAGCAATGGGTCTTTAATAGCCCCATTCTCTTTGGTCACCTGTAAATTTGAGATGAGACGGGCCAGCGGGAAGAGGGAGGTGGCTCTTGGAAAAGCGGGATCGTCGTACTAAGGTCAGGGCCGGGGGAGGGGCTAGGTCCCCCAAGGAACTGcacccgccacacacacacacacacacaccgcggATGAAAAAGGGCTTGGGCCGTGGGAGGAGGCGGTCCTGGGGGCTCCTGCCGTGGGGGGCCGAGACCCTGCTCTACAATGGGGCGCGAGGTGGAGCTCGAGAGCTCCGCgctggggaggagggtgagggccGGAGGACTGCGTTCGGCGGGTGTTCGGCGGTCCCCGGGCGGGGCTCGGCCCCCGAAAGGCACAGACAAAGAGGCAGCCTCCCCAGACCCCCGCGCCGCCTCAAGCCGGGGACTCAGCACAAAGCGAGGGGCGGGTAGAACCGAGGACACCCCACGCGCCGGCGCGCACGGGACTGTTGATCCGCACGATTGGGAGCGACGTTTCCTGCGCTTAATCCCAACAAGCATGAAAACGGCTAGAGCGGCCCGCCAGCAGGCCCTTTGTCCCGGCCCCTCGCGGGGCAGCTGCAGCCGGGATCCCTCCCCACTTTTGTGTCTCCTCCCCCGCGCCCCTCTCCGCCCTCCCCACCTCAGCTGCCCGGAGGGCCGCAAGCCTCCCAGGGCTCTCGCCTCGGGCGCTTGGGCTGTACAAAGAGGGGCAGCGCCCCTAatctgggggaggaggaggattaACCCTAGGGTCTGCAGGGAGGGGTGGGACTGTGGAGAGAAGAGTGA is part of the Odocoileus virginianus isolate 20LAN1187 ecotype Illinois chromosome 5, Ovbor_1.2, whole genome shotgun sequence genome and encodes:
- the C5H1orf216 gene encoding UPF0500 protein C1orf216 homolog, which translates into the protein MFAIQPGVAEGGQFLGGPPPGACPPELQPDSNSNFMTSAKDANENWHGMPGQVEPVLTRSSSDLPSDNQDFQAPGLPEGEVRSPPEGAEIPGAGPEKTGGASTVCSPLEDNGYASSSLSVDSPSCSPESACGTPPGPPDHLLPSVAQAVQQLQAQERYKEQEKEKHHVHLVMYRRLALLQWIRGLQHQLVDQQARLQESFDTILDNRKELIRCLQQRAVPSRPQDQD